In one Mytilus galloprovincialis unplaced genomic scaffold, xbMytGall1.hap1.1 HAP1_SCAFFOLD_328, whole genome shotgun sequence genomic region, the following are encoded:
- the LOC143061458 gene encoding uncharacterized protein LOC143061458 has product MENTVLLSSLFVNVYAGSCYYEHRDPTYYTSTYEYCLAGCCGADKLGGLKHCCNSTGATIGILIAIVVFVALVLTALYMYRRRRRRLLLAGSTERDRLVIPGSQSTDGQTHFQRQAKNIYQ; this is encoded by the exons ATGGAAAATACTGTTTTATTGTCGTCATTATTTG TTAACGTGTATGCAGGATCTTGCTACTACGAACATAGGGATCCAACTTACTATACCTCTACTTATGAGTACTGCCTTGCTGGCTGCTGTGGCGCCGATAAACTTGGTGGATTAAAACATTGCTGTAACTCGACAGGGGCTACTATCGGGATTCTGATTGCTATAGTGGTCTTCGTGGCGTTGGTGCTCacagctttatacatgtatagacGACGACGACGTAGACTTTTACTCG CTGGATCGACAGAACGAGACAGATTGGTGATACCAGGTTCTCAGTCAACAGATGGTCAAACACACTTTCAGAGACAAGCAAAGAACATTTACCAGTAA